The following are encoded in a window of Synechococcales cyanobacterium T60_A2020_003 genomic DNA:
- a CDS encoding heavy-metal-associated domain-containing protein, whose product MKLEFTVPNMACSACGDTITKAIQALDPSALVQTDPKTKQVRVDTSAAEPAVKQAITDAGYTVT is encoded by the coding sequence ATGAAACTTGAGTTCACGGTTCCCAATATGGCCTGTTCTGCGTGTGGAGACACCATTACAAAAGCGATTCAGGCGCTTGATCCGAGCGCATTAGTCCAAACCGACCCGAAAACGAAGCAGGTCAGGGTAGACACAAGTGCTGCCGAACCTGCCGTCAAGCAAGCGATTACCGACGCGGGCTACACCGTCACCTAG